Proteins encoded in a region of the Rutidosis leptorrhynchoides isolate AG116_Rl617_1_P2 chromosome 9, CSIRO_AGI_Rlap_v1, whole genome shotgun sequence genome:
- the LOC139868181 gene encoding J domain-containing protein required for chloroplast accumulation response 1 — MERVAQTANLSIRYGRSFENEASSSSMRNSDDDVDFDDVFGGPPTRTRYSFGGSRIKSSEESTSSPAGLSEKPVFGESYCSPRRQTSDDFYNDIFRRSDESVRSPRWRSPSSRTLNPANIEPFGTSLPAEFSLPAKMTKAVDIPVFGSNVHTPNASLTRFSSGQTLLSRESSSVKESSYTTRYKEDEVDQKSSGLTRTGSPSSEFHFSIHKWANVGVPLLMSLRGGMHPTMKGSSKVSAVSTDNMPDSVFTNDDLSIKKDDINLSKVGVMEVNEKETVQLKLDVKEPEVIPAAASSLLHDEIERQGYEDAGKEVEEKENVDKKKKKVEAKKTSFSKKGKKAEANDKPGVLSPKSSPKSRVKGMVKEFFKKSNQESPPKTKTSVSSRWKTNTRNRTQEEVDDIISKLDTSVPDNVEVKPDELKSTKVDSELPAENVKIAPDDSSLKPLDTKLFVDNVEKIPDASFMVKEQVERLNKQNIAKNRTIRKLEDINFQKDTSTASVLVVHEQIEELAPMEDKLSKTQEESEAIMALDSKIHTWSSGRKGNIRSLLSTLQLVLWAESGWKPVALVDIIESNAVKKAYNRAMLCLHPDKLQQKGADAHKKYMAEKVFDILQVLLCTL; from the exons ATGGAAAGAGTTGCTCAAACGGCGAATTTGTCAATACGATACGGTAGATCGTTTGAAAACGAAGCTAGTTCTTCTTCCATGAGAAATTCAGATGATGACGTGGATTTTGATGACGTGTTTGGCGGACCTCCGACTCGGACTAGATACAGTTTTGGCGGTAGTCGGATTAAGTCGTCGGAGGAATCGACTAGTTCTCCGGCCGGATTGAGTGAAAAACCGGTTTTCGGTGAGTCGTATTGTTCACCGAGACGGCAAACTAGTGATGATTTTTATAACGATATTTTCAGAAGAAGCGATGAATCTGTTCGTTCGCCTAGATGGCGTTCTCCTAGTTCGAGAACGCTAAATCCTGCAAACATTGAGCCTTTTGGTACTTCATTACCGGCTGAATTCag TTTGCCTGCGAAAATGACGAAAGCTGTAGATATTCCTGTATTTGGTTCAAATGTGCATACACCGAATGCTTCTTTGACTAGATTTTCATCTGGTCAAACGTTGTTATCTCGTGAATCTTCTAGTGTTAAAGAGTCATCATACACAACACGATATAAAGAAGATGAAGTTGACCAAAAGTCGAGTGGATTAACAAGAACGGGATCTCCTAGTAGTGAGTTTCATTTTTCTATACATAAATGGGCGAATGTTGGAGTGCCGTTACTAATGTCTCTTCGAGGTGGGATGCATCCTACTATGAAAGGAAGTAGTAAAGTTAGTGCAGTATCAACGGATAATATGCCAGATTCTGTGTTTACAAATGACGATTTGTCAATCAAAAAAGACGATATTAACCTTTCTAAAGTTGGTGTTATGGAAGTAAATGAGAAAGAAACTGTGCAATTGAAACTAGATGTTAAGGAGCCTGAGGTCATACCTGCAGCTGCAAGTTCGCTGTTACATGACGAGATCGAAAGACAAG GTTATGAAGATGCGGGGAAAGAGGTGGAAGAAAAAGAAAACGTGGATAAAAAGAAGAAAAAAGTTGAGGCGAAGAAGACGAGTTTTAGTAAAAAAGGTAAAAAAGCGGAAGCGAATGATAAGCCTGGTGTTTTATCGCCCAAAAGTTCACCTAAAAGCCGGGTCAAGGGTATGGTCAAAGAGTTTTTCAAGAAGTCTAATCAAGAGAGTCCCCCAAAGACTAAAACGAGCGTAAGCTCAAGATGGAAAACTAATACCAGAAACCGAactcaagaagaagttgatgaCATCATCTCAAAATTGGATACTTCTGTTCCGGATAACGTAGAAGTGAAACCAGATGAATTAAAATCAACAAAAGTGGACAGTGAATTACCTGCAGAAAATGTTAAAATAGCTCCAGATGATTCAAGCCTAAAACCGTTGGATACTAAATTGTTCGTAGATAATGTGGAAAAGATACCAGATGCTTCATTCATG GTCAAGGAACAAGTCGAAAGGCTCAACAAGCAGAACATTGCAAAGAATCGCACTATTAGAAAGCTCGAGGATATTAACTTTCAGAAGGATACTTCAACGGCTTCTG TCCTTGTGGTACATGAACAGATAGAAGAGTTGGCCCCTATGGAAGACAAACTTTCGAAAACTCAAGAAGAATCCGAAGCCATTATG GCTTTGGACTCAAAGATCCATACATGGTCAAGTGGAAGAAAAGGAAACATTCGCTCACTGCTTTCGACGTTACAACTT GTGCTTTGGGCTGAGAGTGGGTGGAAGCCGGTTGCCCTTGTTGATATAATCGAATCAAATGCTGTTAAGAAAGCGTATAATCGAGCAATGTTATGCTTACACCCCGATAAGTTACAGCAAAAAGGCGCTGATGCGCATAAAAAATACATGGCCGAGAAGGTCTTCGATATACTTCAGGTACTATTGTGCACTCTTTAA